Below is a window of Nilaparvata lugens isolate BPH unplaced genomic scaffold, ASM1435652v1 scaffold9533, whole genome shotgun sequence DNA.
TCCTAAGTATGTGACTGTTCTCTGGGCGGCAGTTGTTGTCATCCTGGGGACTGCTAGATCAATATTCCTTCTTCGCGTGCTGTGGGTGTGGTCCATGTTGAGAAAGAACTGCGGGTTTTTCCTGATGAATGTGAGTAATTTGTGAATGTAAATTTGTCGGATGCTCAGTAGTTGGAGCTCTTCATATAGAGAATCTGAAGGGTAGAGTGGATGTTTCTGTCCCATTATTCTGAGGATGAGTTTCTGGACTTTAAAAACAGGATTGATATGGCAATTTGATTTTTCCGCCAGCACAACACATCCCTTTCGTTTCATTATTAAACTTTAGAGCCTGGCAGTAGCTACATACATGACTCATCTGACCAATGACAACATGCTGACTTGAACTATAATCAATAGCTGGATTGTACCGGAACGCAAGACGATTGTATTCCAGATGCAGATCAGCTGTTCTTTCTGTTCGTGTTTCAGCTATCCTCACCCTTTCGCGTTCATTGCGTTCAAAACGAACCAAATCTGTTGCTGCAGAACGCGACTGACGTGCTCGCAATCGTGCATCCTCAAGCCTGGCTGCTCGTCTTTCTGCTGGGTCCATGTTAAGTGTCTGGATGGTGTTTAGCCTGTTCCTCTCTCGTAAAGATGTT
It encodes the following:
- the LOC120349356 gene encoding uncharacterized protein LOC120349356; translation: MPRRKSNLGRRTHNAEGLRRWRSNITEEEQTSLRERNRLNTIQTLNMDPAERRAARLEDARLRARQSRSAATDLVRFERNERERVRIAETRTERTADLHLEYNRLAFRYNPAIDYSSSQHVVIGQMSHVCSYCQALKFNNETKGMCCAGGKIKLPYQSCF